One Sphingomonas sp. SUN039 genomic window carries:
- a CDS encoding ribbon-helix-helix domain-containing protein, translating into MRNDYVKTSILIPGDMNRELDRVADATAVPKATLIRQAIQAFVDQDGLAVNLRRVAAATEFCQVALDHIIAVSAPERRTELAAAAKAQMDQFHVAR; encoded by the coding sequence ATGAGAAACGACTACGTCAAAACGAGCATATTGATTCCCGGCGACATGAACCGGGAACTCGATCGTGTAGCGGACGCAACTGCCGTTCCCAAAGCAACGCTTATTCGTCAGGCGATCCAGGCGTTCGTAGATCAGGACGGGCTTGCCGTTAACCTCCGCAGGGTCGCCGCTGCGACCGAATTCTGCCAGGTCGCGCTCGACCATATCATCGCCGTTTCGGCGCCGGAAAGACGCACAGAGCTCGCTGCCGCCGCCAAGGCACAAATGGACCAATTCCATGTCGCGCGGTGA